From Euwallacea similis isolate ESF13 chromosome 11, ESF131.1, whole genome shotgun sequence, the proteins below share one genomic window:
- the LOC136411951 gene encoding probable helicase senataxin isoform X4 translates to MEIIVQVLAMMGTKWYLEQIETGTIIDIDMSENMVGRNANAKVCLPNNKVSRLHANFVVNFEGSLCIQDLKSVNGTFVNGMQIAVYSLHQINAGDIVSFGLDSLNTVECSKDKVCFFKVVQKLSVQAPLTDSIADIQDRINECLPWPVNAKGPQSSSVIDLSSDTSSTKSVEIIDISNICPTKLGISEASSVPEPSRSPAVVSVPNNCKQAQALDAHGRLLKLRSLNRRLTVECDSLKQIELVVSEPSKELQESSNDFKSLPWNLDKEVSNVSTSPPKAPITPSSKQNKTKKDAIPIDNHGGFSTLRDNSVIIEIPEANEDEDMDFSCSQIFHLSQMVKPEVPDEAYQRIKIELAEMDYFNDPVVVNLEKLDNSGFENTQEVFECLEDRAKTIEEPHSSTDNLLKTLKSVEVSASTKKKYCKLPIVEPHRMTRTKRSPKKKSLRTCEKGPIKRKSSMETPVEKKRVKNTTINPLSYTPKDILAELKRRHSASPDVGKVEKETIKEKRRKRLKELSSNGKLPDTEGAKTEKPPQEVEVNREKGKRRISGQPTVKTVLGMELDVRKSAQSIRRSSLNKTRTRSSSRSEAFMQTAKKYADKVLPTEPESKCLTKSRRTGYRQDNLGEQSSSTKSEQTKEKKNLNAEAERGEVIGKTRRTGEPSCSTFKHSSELTRGKCVNNVDVYDEDKLGKGPEKIQLRKKSICEIKKSSAEIKSSENLEASTVSRRKSGGLDVESSTTSIKQRLSSTHVTSSSSHSENSSSTDADRRKIVKEDAVGPPRSSKRLRGCSEKQIVALENDPPENLLGKEHRIFTPSKNISSTVISTFKGKSILNKPAIELSSFPSSRRQSVAMKNDPPEKSLVGVTSRKKNVEMGIPSQASSETKNVNCQQKYSGNSACQSISHERNAISSKLVSERPRMNSISAKALPTNNDYEGKSDRSGSLTAFAKNFKSSSDNNGQLILFNSANQLVPSFQQNSYNLRRTKSSDAIEFSGNQCKDQSKMQSSIQRSTAMHSSCSSNIPSAHNLNVDPRVHRQRHQCSGYLNNRREEANMRLMWTNGGPARKPISRLPLISVDDVTTKMVHWWPNWLLEQVNNDHSPPINNPPAEKIPLKFRDSNQYYDMFSKLVLLETWQYCFKGFRESVEEPTKVKIEHVRVVNGCLLLDCGYYISREQVKRGNYYKTDDFVMLEMVVTDRKNSYASLNFALVQKSRKTLLKNETMIYIKRDLCRGEPHAKVEFTMMTRYQPDKEINLKKVPIIKLVGNVRSYLMLIRAIKDIMHSPLCSMILRPQASDYKTAVNQNRVQDYGLTLNEQQKTIVLEAVSLCTGTNPGIYCFKGPPGTGKSTVIISLIFQILSSYYLEEKSTDPPLILLAAPSNTAVDSLISKLSTMKLAIPPELKYKIKLVRIGPETSISDDVRGYSLPKLAEKHLQVKNQDHPKFKVAKSKNENLVEFAKKFFGNQYINELKQCENLIIEKSNIICTTLNSCINGRLTGAVNEGLIKFTCCIIDEATQCHEVESLLPTLIRINKFVLVGDPQQLNATIMNRDAVKFGFEQSLFTRLANNFGTDPRSPIKMLTDQYRMHPEICSFPNKKFYNGLLRTVAIPSNKLPEEIQPYLVFNCEKMCQGDDYTNMDEVVLIKKLLSTIFDVVNSSVKYSVGIITPYNAQKDLINNNIEDLINQNRNCKITANTVDSFQGSENDIIIISCVRDSSNSFLQNGNRLNVALTRAKQALYIIGNYTLFKECRLLYDLREDAKKRKLLLDIKQNPHTIHNFKQYLIRRCNSKIGF, encoded by the exons atggaaattatcgTCCAG GTATTGGCAATGATGGGGACAAAATGGTATCTGGAACAAATAGAAACTGGCACTATCATTGATATAGATATGTCAGAGAATATGGTAGGCCGAAATGCCAATGCAAAAGTATGTTTACCTAATAATAAAGTCTCAAGACTGCATGCGAACTTTGTGGTGAACTTTGAAGGCAGCTTGTGTATTCAGGATCTGaag agtgTCAATGGTACATTTGTCAATGGAATGCAAATTGCTGTGTATTCATTGCATCAAATCAATGCAGGAGACATTGTTAGCTTTGGTTTAGACTCCCTCAATACAGTTGAATGCAGTAAGGATAAGGTGTGTTTCTTTAAAGTTGTGCAG AAGCTTTCTGTCCAAGCACCTCTGACTGATTCCATAGCAGACATTCAAGATAGAATCAATGAATGTCTTCCTTGGCCAGTTAATGCAAAGGGACCACAAAGCAGCAGTGTCATAGATCTGTCCTCTGACACAAGCAGCACCAAGTCTGTGGAAATTATTGACATCTCTAATATTTGTCCAACAAAACTAGGAATTTCTGAAGCTTCTTCTGTGCCTGAACCCTCCAGAAGTCCTGCAGTTGTCTCTGTACCAAATAATTGTAAACAAGCTCAGGCTTTAGATGCTCATGGCCGTCTATTGAAGTTAAGAAGTTTGAATCGGAGGCTGACCGTAGAGTGTGATAGTTTAAAGCAAATTGAGTTGGTGGTCTCAGAGCCATCAAAAGAACTTCAAGAATCATCAAATGACTTTAAATCACTACCATGGAACTTAGATAAAGAGGTATCTAATGTATCTACTTCACCACCCAAAGCACCTATTACACCAAGTTcaaagcaaaataaaacaaagaaagaCGCGATTCCAATAGATAATCATGGAGGTTTTTCAACGCTCAGGGACAACTCTGTAATTATTGAAATCCCTGAAGCCAATGAAGATGAAGACATGGACTTTTCCTGCAGCCAAATATTCCATTTATCTCAAATGGTCAAGCCTGAAGTTCCTGATGAAGCTTATCAGAGAATCAAGATTGAATTAGCAGAAATGGACTACTTTAATGACCCAGTGGTAGTGAATTTGGAGAAGTTGGATAATTCGGGGTTTGAGAATACTCAAGAGGTTTTTGAGTGTTTAGAGGACAGAGCCAAAACCATTGAAGAACCACATTCAAGCACTGATAATctcttaaaaactttaaaaagtgTTGAAGTTTCTGCAAGCaccaagaaaaaatattgtaaactACCGATTGTGGAGCCTCACAGAATGACAAGGACTAAGCGctctccaaaaaaaaaatctctgaGGACATGTGAGAAAGGTCCAATTAAGAGAAAATCCTCAATGGAAACTCCAGTGGAGAAGAAGAGAGTCAAAAATACTACAATCAATCCTCTGAGTTACACACCAAAGGATATTTTAGCCGAATTGAAACGGAGGCATAGTGCCTCTCCGGACGTCGGCAAAGTGGAGAAAGAGACAATAAAGGAGAAAAGACGTAAAAGGCTTAAAGAATTATCCTCCAATGGCAAGTTACCAGATACAGAGGGTGCTAAAACGGAAAAACCTCCACAGGAAGTGGAGGTTAACagggaaaaaggaaaaaggcGTATTTCTGGGCAGCCTACTGTAAAAACCGTTCTAGGAATGGAATTAGATGTGAGGAAGTCTGCGCAATCAATACGAAGATCTTCACTAAACAAAACTAGAACCCGGAGTTCCAGTAGAAGCGAAGCTTTTATgcaaactgcaaaaaaatatgcGGATAAAGTTTTGCCAACAGAGCCAGaatcaaaatgtttaacaaaATCTAGAAGAACAGGCTACAGACAAGACAATTTAGGAGAGCAAAGTTCTTCCACAAAGTCCGagcaaacaaaagaaaaaaaaaatcttaatgcGGAAGCAGAAAGGGGCGAAGTCATAGGAAAAACCAGAAGAACTGGTGAGCCAAGTTGTTCTACTTTCAAGCATTCCTCAGAACTGACTCGAGGTAAATGTGTTAATAATGTTGATGTGTATGACGAGGACAAGCTAGGAAAAGGACCCGAGAAAATTCAACTCaggaaaaaaagtatttgtgaAATCAAAAAGAGTTCTGCAGAAATCAAGTCATCTGAAAACTTAGAAGCTTCTACTGTATCTAGAAGAAAAAGCGGTGGCCTGGATGTAGAGAGTTCGACAACCAGTATAAAACAGAGACTCTCCTCTACTCATGTCACTTCATCTTCGTCACATTCTGAAAATAGTTCTTCAACAGATGCAGATAGAAGAAAGATAGTTAAAGAGGACGCAGTTGGGCCTCCTAGGTCTTCCAAGCGGCTCCGCGGATGTagtgaaaaacaaattgtagCACTGGAAAATGATCCGCCAGAAAATCTTTTAGGCAAAGAACATCGCATTTTTACAccttctaaaaatatttcttcaacAGTTATAAGTACATTTAAAGGAAAGAGCATTCTTAATAAGCCCGCAATTGAGCTTTCTTCTTTTCCTTCTAGTAGAAGGCAAAGTGTGGCAATGAAAAATGATCCACCAGAAAAATCTTTGGTTGGAGTCACTTCTCGAAAGAAGAATGTTGAGATGGGGATCCCAAGTCAGGCCAgttctgaaacaaaaaatgtcaattgcCAGCAGAAGTATTCAGGAAATAGTGCTTGCCAAAGTATTAGTCATGAACGTAATGCAATTTCTTCGAAACTAGTTTCTGAACGTCCTAGAATGAATAGTATTTCTGCAAAAGCGTTGCCCACTAATAATGATTATGAAGGAAAATCTGACCGAAGTGGCTCCCTAACTGcatttgctaaaaattttaaatcgagTAGTGATAACAACGGCCaattgattttattcaattctGCTAATCAACTTGTTCCGAGTTTCCAACAGAATAGTTACAATTTACGAAGGACGAAGTCTTCAGACGCTATAGAG ttttcCGGAAACCAATGCAAAGATCAATCAAAGATGCAATCCTCGATTCAAAGAAGCACTGCAATGCATAGTTCCTGTTCCTCGAATATTCCTTCTGCTCATAACTTGAACGTAGATCCTAGAGTACATAGACAACGTCATCAATGTTCTGGTTATCTTAATAACCGAAGAGAAGAGGCGAATATGCGTCTCATGTGGACTAATGGTGGACCAGCTCGGAAGCCCATTTCAAG ATTACCATTGATAAGCGTAGATGATGTAACCACAAAAATGGTTCATTGGTGGCCAAATTGGTTATTAGAGCAAGTGAACAACGACCATAGTCCTCCGATAAACAACCCTCCAGCCgaaaaaattccattgaaGTTTCGCGACTCCAATCAATATTACGATATGTTTTCCAAGCTGGTTTTATTGGAGACGTggcaatattgttttaaaggGTTTCGGGAGTCTGTTGA ggAACCTACTAAAGTTAAAATAGAACACGTCAGGGTAGTTAACGGTTGTCTTTTGTTGGATTGCGGAT ACTACATTTCACGAGAGCAAGTAAAACGTGGAAACTATTACAAGACCGATGATTTTGTTATGTTAGAAATGGTCGTCACGGACCGGAAGAATTCTTATGCCTCCTTAAATTTTGCGCTGGTTCAGAAAAGCAGAAAGACATTATTGAAGAACGAGACAATGATTTATATAAAAC GCGATCTGTGCCGAGGAGAACCTCATGCAAAGGTGGAATTCACAATGATGACTCGTTACCAGCCTGACAAAGAAATCAATTTAAAGAAAGTGCCCATCATTAAGCTTGTGGGCAATGTTCGGTCGTACCTGATGCTCATACGTGCAATAAAAGACATCATGCATTCCCCTCTCTGTTCCATGATCTTACGTCCGCAAGCTTCGGACTACAAAACGGCTGTTAATCAAAATCGTGTTCAGGATTATGGG CTTACCTTGAACGAACAGCAAAAGACCATCGTACTAGAAGCAGTCAGTTTATGTACAGGAACAAACCCCGGTATCTACTGTTTTAAAGGACCTCCGGGAACAGGCAAATCCACTGTGATTATAAGTCTTATTTTCCAAATACTCTCTTCTTATTATCTTGAAGAGAAAAGCACAGATCCCCCATTGATATTATTGGCCGCTCCGTCTAACACCGCCGTCGACagtttgatttcaaaattgtcGACAATGAAGTTGGCGATACCTCCAG aaCTGAAATATAAGATAAAACTAGTACGCATTGGACCTGAAACGAGCATAAGCGACGATGTAAGGGGGTACTCCTTACCGAAGTTAGCCGAGAAACATCTCCAGGTGAAAAACCAGGATCATCCAAAGTTTAAA GTcgcaaaaagcaaaaatgagaATCTAgtggaatttgctaaaaaatttTTCGGGAATCAATATATAAACGAACTAAAACAATGTGAAAACCTTATAATCGAAAAGAGCAATATCATCTGCACTACTCTAAATAGCTGCATCAATGGCCGTCTCACCGGGGCTGTAAATGA GGGTTTGATCAAGTTCACATGCTGCATAATTGATGAAGCTACACAATGTCACGAGGTTGAATCCCTTTTGCCCACTCTTATAAGAATTAATAAGTTTGTTTTGGTTGGCGATCCACAACAATTAAATGCAACGATAATGAACAGG gACGCAGTGAAGTTCGGCTTCGAACAAAGTTTGTTCACTAGATTAGCGAACAATTTTGGAACCGATCCCAGGTCGCCGATTAAGATGCTTACCGATCAATACAGGATGCATCCGGAAATATGTTCCTTTCccaataagaaattttataatggCCTACTTAG AACTGTAGCCATACCTTCGAATAAATTACCGGAAGAAATTCAGCcatatttggtttttaattgtgaaaaaatgtgTCAAGGTGATGACTATACAAACATGGACGAAGTCGTGTTGATCAAAAAATTGCTGTCCACAATATTTGATGTGGTTAATTCTAGCGTAAAGTACTCGGTGGGAATTATCACTCCTTATAATGCTCAGAAGGatttgattaataataatatcgaGGATTTAAT AAATCAAAATCGAAACTGTAAAATCACCGCTAACACGGTAGATAGTTTTCAGGGATCGGAAAAtgacataataataatttcatgcGTGCGCGATTCCTCAAACTCTTTCTTGCAAAACGGAAATAGGCTGAATGTCGCCCTTACTAGGGCGAAACAAGCGTTGTATATTATAGGAAATTACACGTTGTTTAAG GAATGCAGGCTGCTCTATGACCTGCGAGAAGACGCTAAAAAAAGGAAGTTGTTATTGGATATCAAACAAAACCCCCATACTATCCATAATTTCAAACAGTACCTTATTAGGAGATGTAACAGTAAAATTGGATTCTAG
- the LOC136411951 gene encoding probable helicase senataxin isoform X2, with protein MEIIVQVLAMMGTKWYLEQIETGTIIDIDMSENMVGRNANAKVCLPNNKVSRLHANFVVNFEGSLCIQDLKSVNGTFVNGMQIAVYSLHQINAGDIVSFGLDSLNTVECSKDKVCFFKVVQKLSVQAPLTDSIADIQDRINECLPWPVNAKGPQSSSVIDLSSDTSSTKSVEIIDISNICPTKLGISEASSVPEPSRSPAVVSVPNNCKQAQALDAHGRLLKLRSLNRRLTVECDSLKQIELVVSEPSKELQESSNDFKSLPWNLDKEVSNVSTSPPKAPITPSSKQNKTKKDAIPIDNHGGFSTLRDNSVIIEIPEANEDEDMDFSCSQIFHLSQMVKPEVPDEAYQRIKIELAEMDYFNDPVVVNLEKLDNSGFENTQEVFECLEDRAKTIEEPHSSTDNLLKTLKSVEVSASTKKKYCKLPIVEPHRMTRTKRSPKKKSLRTCEKGPIKRKSSMETPVEKKRVKNTTINPLSYTPKDILAELKRRHSASPDVGKVEKETIKEKRRKRLKELSSNGKLPDTEGAKTEKPPQEVEVNREKGKRRISGQPTVKTVLGMELDVRKSAQSIRRSSLNKTRTRSSSRSEAFMQTAKKYADKVLPTEPESKCLTKSRRTGYRQDNLGEQSSSTKSEQTKEKKNLNAEAERGEVIGKTRRTGEPSCSTFKHSSELTRGKCVNNVDVYDEDKLGKGPEKIQLRKKSICEIKKSSAEIKSSENLEASTVSRRKSGGLDVESSTTSIKQRLSSTHVTSSSSHSENSSSTDADRRKIVKEDAVGPPRSSKRLRGCSEKQIVALENDPPENLLGKEHRIFTPSKNISSTVISTFKGKSILNKPAIELSSFPSSRRQSVAMKNDPPEKSLVGVTSRKKNVEMGIPSQASSETKNVNCQQKYSGNSACQSISHERNAISSKLVSERPRMNSISAKALPTNNDYEGKSDRSGSLTAFAKNFKSSSDNNGQLILFNSANQLVPSFQQNSYNLRRTKSSDAIEFSGNQCKDQSKMQSSIQRSTAMHSSCSSNIPSAHNLNVDPRVHRQRHQCSGYLNNRREEANMRLMWTNGGPARKPISRLPLISVDDVTTKMVHWWPNWLLEQVNNDHSPPINNPPAEKIPLKFRDSNQYYDMFSKLVLLETWQYCFKGFRESVENYFREPTKVKIEHVRVVNGCLLLDCGYYISREQVKRGNYYKTDDFVMLEMVVTDRKNSYASLNFALVQKSRKTLLKNETMIYIKRDLCRGEPHAKVEFTMMTRYQPDKEINLKKVPIIKLVGNVRSYLMLIRAIKDIMHSPLCSMILRPQASDYKTAVNQNRVQDYGLTLNEQQKTIVLEAVSLCTGTNPGIYCFKGPPGTGKSTVIISLIFQILSSYYLEEKSTDPPLILLAAPSNTAVDSLISKLSTMKLAIPPELKYKIKLVRIGPETSISDDVRGYSLPKLAEKHLQVKNQDHPKFKVAKSKNENLVEFAKKFFGNQYINELKQCENLIIEKSNIICTTLNSCINGRLTGAVNEGLIKFTCCIIDEATQCHEVESLLPTLIRINKFVLVGDPQQLNATIMNRDAVKFGFEQSLFTRLANNFGTDPRSPIKMLTDQYRMHPEICSFPNKKFYNGLLRTVAIPSNKLPEEIQPYLVFNCEKMCQGDDYTNMDEVVLIKKLLSTIFDVVNSSVKYSVGIITPYNAQKDLINNNIEDLINQNRNCKITANTVDSFQGSENDIIIISCVRDSSNSFLQNGNRLNVALTRAKQALYIIGNYTLFKECRLLYDLREDAKKRKLLLDIKQNPHTIHNFKQYLIRRCNSKIGF; from the exons atggaaattatcgTCCAG GTATTGGCAATGATGGGGACAAAATGGTATCTGGAACAAATAGAAACTGGCACTATCATTGATATAGATATGTCAGAGAATATGGTAGGCCGAAATGCCAATGCAAAAGTATGTTTACCTAATAATAAAGTCTCAAGACTGCATGCGAACTTTGTGGTGAACTTTGAAGGCAGCTTGTGTATTCAGGATCTGaag agtgTCAATGGTACATTTGTCAATGGAATGCAAATTGCTGTGTATTCATTGCATCAAATCAATGCAGGAGACATTGTTAGCTTTGGTTTAGACTCCCTCAATACAGTTGAATGCAGTAAGGATAAGGTGTGTTTCTTTAAAGTTGTGCAG AAGCTTTCTGTCCAAGCACCTCTGACTGATTCCATAGCAGACATTCAAGATAGAATCAATGAATGTCTTCCTTGGCCAGTTAATGCAAAGGGACCACAAAGCAGCAGTGTCATAGATCTGTCCTCTGACACAAGCAGCACCAAGTCTGTGGAAATTATTGACATCTCTAATATTTGTCCAACAAAACTAGGAATTTCTGAAGCTTCTTCTGTGCCTGAACCCTCCAGAAGTCCTGCAGTTGTCTCTGTACCAAATAATTGTAAACAAGCTCAGGCTTTAGATGCTCATGGCCGTCTATTGAAGTTAAGAAGTTTGAATCGGAGGCTGACCGTAGAGTGTGATAGTTTAAAGCAAATTGAGTTGGTGGTCTCAGAGCCATCAAAAGAACTTCAAGAATCATCAAATGACTTTAAATCACTACCATGGAACTTAGATAAAGAGGTATCTAATGTATCTACTTCACCACCCAAAGCACCTATTACACCAAGTTcaaagcaaaataaaacaaagaaagaCGCGATTCCAATAGATAATCATGGAGGTTTTTCAACGCTCAGGGACAACTCTGTAATTATTGAAATCCCTGAAGCCAATGAAGATGAAGACATGGACTTTTCCTGCAGCCAAATATTCCATTTATCTCAAATGGTCAAGCCTGAAGTTCCTGATGAAGCTTATCAGAGAATCAAGATTGAATTAGCAGAAATGGACTACTTTAATGACCCAGTGGTAGTGAATTTGGAGAAGTTGGATAATTCGGGGTTTGAGAATACTCAAGAGGTTTTTGAGTGTTTAGAGGACAGAGCCAAAACCATTGAAGAACCACATTCAAGCACTGATAATctcttaaaaactttaaaaagtgTTGAAGTTTCTGCAAGCaccaagaaaaaatattgtaaactACCGATTGTGGAGCCTCACAGAATGACAAGGACTAAGCGctctccaaaaaaaaaatctctgaGGACATGTGAGAAAGGTCCAATTAAGAGAAAATCCTCAATGGAAACTCCAGTGGAGAAGAAGAGAGTCAAAAATACTACAATCAATCCTCTGAGTTACACACCAAAGGATATTTTAGCCGAATTGAAACGGAGGCATAGTGCCTCTCCGGACGTCGGCAAAGTGGAGAAAGAGACAATAAAGGAGAAAAGACGTAAAAGGCTTAAAGAATTATCCTCCAATGGCAAGTTACCAGATACAGAGGGTGCTAAAACGGAAAAACCTCCACAGGAAGTGGAGGTTAACagggaaaaaggaaaaaggcGTATTTCTGGGCAGCCTACTGTAAAAACCGTTCTAGGAATGGAATTAGATGTGAGGAAGTCTGCGCAATCAATACGAAGATCTTCACTAAACAAAACTAGAACCCGGAGTTCCAGTAGAAGCGAAGCTTTTATgcaaactgcaaaaaaatatgcGGATAAAGTTTTGCCAACAGAGCCAGaatcaaaatgtttaacaaaATCTAGAAGAACAGGCTACAGACAAGACAATTTAGGAGAGCAAAGTTCTTCCACAAAGTCCGagcaaacaaaagaaaaaaaaaatcttaatgcGGAAGCAGAAAGGGGCGAAGTCATAGGAAAAACCAGAAGAACTGGTGAGCCAAGTTGTTCTACTTTCAAGCATTCCTCAGAACTGACTCGAGGTAAATGTGTTAATAATGTTGATGTGTATGACGAGGACAAGCTAGGAAAAGGACCCGAGAAAATTCAACTCaggaaaaaaagtatttgtgaAATCAAAAAGAGTTCTGCAGAAATCAAGTCATCTGAAAACTTAGAAGCTTCTACTGTATCTAGAAGAAAAAGCGGTGGCCTGGATGTAGAGAGTTCGACAACCAGTATAAAACAGAGACTCTCCTCTACTCATGTCACTTCATCTTCGTCACATTCTGAAAATAGTTCTTCAACAGATGCAGATAGAAGAAAGATAGTTAAAGAGGACGCAGTTGGGCCTCCTAGGTCTTCCAAGCGGCTCCGCGGATGTagtgaaaaacaaattgtagCACTGGAAAATGATCCGCCAGAAAATCTTTTAGGCAAAGAACATCGCATTTTTACAccttctaaaaatatttcttcaacAGTTATAAGTACATTTAAAGGAAAGAGCATTCTTAATAAGCCCGCAATTGAGCTTTCTTCTTTTCCTTCTAGTAGAAGGCAAAGTGTGGCAATGAAAAATGATCCACCAGAAAAATCTTTGGTTGGAGTCACTTCTCGAAAGAAGAATGTTGAGATGGGGATCCCAAGTCAGGCCAgttctgaaacaaaaaatgtcaattgcCAGCAGAAGTATTCAGGAAATAGTGCTTGCCAAAGTATTAGTCATGAACGTAATGCAATTTCTTCGAAACTAGTTTCTGAACGTCCTAGAATGAATAGTATTTCTGCAAAAGCGTTGCCCACTAATAATGATTATGAAGGAAAATCTGACCGAAGTGGCTCCCTAACTGcatttgctaaaaattttaaatcgagTAGTGATAACAACGGCCaattgattttattcaattctGCTAATCAACTTGTTCCGAGTTTCCAACAGAATAGTTACAATTTACGAAGGACGAAGTCTTCAGACGCTATAGAG ttttcCGGAAACCAATGCAAAGATCAATCAAAGATGCAATCCTCGATTCAAAGAAGCACTGCAATGCATAGTTCCTGTTCCTCGAATATTCCTTCTGCTCATAACTTGAACGTAGATCCTAGAGTACATAGACAACGTCATCAATGTTCTGGTTATCTTAATAACCGAAGAGAAGAGGCGAATATGCGTCTCATGTGGACTAATGGTGGACCAGCTCGGAAGCCCATTTCAAG ATTACCATTGATAAGCGTAGATGATGTAACCACAAAAATGGTTCATTGGTGGCCAAATTGGTTATTAGAGCAAGTGAACAACGACCATAGTCCTCCGATAAACAACCCTCCAGCCgaaaaaattccattgaaGTTTCGCGACTCCAATCAATATTACGATATGTTTTCCAAGCTGGTTTTATTGGAGACGTggcaatattgttttaaaggGTTTCGGGAGTCTGTTGA aaattattttagggAACCTACTAAAGTTAAAATAGAACACGTCAGGGTAGTTAACGGTTGTCTTTTGTTGGATTGCGGAT ACTACATTTCACGAGAGCAAGTAAAACGTGGAAACTATTACAAGACCGATGATTTTGTTATGTTAGAAATGGTCGTCACGGACCGGAAGAATTCTTATGCCTCCTTAAATTTTGCGCTGGTTCAGAAAAGCAGAAAGACATTATTGAAGAACGAGACAATGATTTATATAAAAC GCGATCTGTGCCGAGGAGAACCTCATGCAAAGGTGGAATTCACAATGATGACTCGTTACCAGCCTGACAAAGAAATCAATTTAAAGAAAGTGCCCATCATTAAGCTTGTGGGCAATGTTCGGTCGTACCTGATGCTCATACGTGCAATAAAAGACATCATGCATTCCCCTCTCTGTTCCATGATCTTACGTCCGCAAGCTTCGGACTACAAAACGGCTGTTAATCAAAATCGTGTTCAGGATTATGGG CTTACCTTGAACGAACAGCAAAAGACCATCGTACTAGAAGCAGTCAGTTTATGTACAGGAACAAACCCCGGTATCTACTGTTTTAAAGGACCTCCGGGAACAGGCAAATCCACTGTGATTATAAGTCTTATTTTCCAAATACTCTCTTCTTATTATCTTGAAGAGAAAAGCACAGATCCCCCATTGATATTATTGGCCGCTCCGTCTAACACCGCCGTCGACagtttgatttcaaaattgtcGACAATGAAGTTGGCGATACCTCCAG aaCTGAAATATAAGATAAAACTAGTACGCATTGGACCTGAAACGAGCATAAGCGACGATGTAAGGGGGTACTCCTTACCGAAGTTAGCCGAGAAACATCTCCAGGTGAAAAACCAGGATCATCCAAAGTTTAAA GTcgcaaaaagcaaaaatgagaATCTAgtggaatttgctaaaaaatttTTCGGGAATCAATATATAAACGAACTAAAACAATGTGAAAACCTTATAATCGAAAAGAGCAATATCATCTGCACTACTCTAAATAGCTGCATCAATGGCCGTCTCACCGGGGCTGTAAATGA GGGTTTGATCAAGTTCACATGCTGCATAATTGATGAAGCTACACAATGTCACGAGGTTGAATCCCTTTTGCCCACTCTTATAAGAATTAATAAGTTTGTTTTGGTTGGCGATCCACAACAATTAAATGCAACGATAATGAACAGG gACGCAGTGAAGTTCGGCTTCGAACAAAGTTTGTTCACTAGATTAGCGAACAATTTTGGAACCGATCCCAGGTCGCCGATTAAGATGCTTACCGATCAATACAGGATGCATCCGGAAATATGTTCCTTTCccaataagaaattttataatggCCTACTTAG AACTGTAGCCATACCTTCGAATAAATTACCGGAAGAAATTCAGCcatatttggtttttaattgtgaaaaaatgtgTCAAGGTGATGACTATACAAACATGGACGAAGTCGTGTTGATCAAAAAATTGCTGTCCACAATATTTGATGTGGTTAATTCTAGCGTAAAGTACTCGGTGGGAATTATCACTCCTTATAATGCTCAGAAGGatttgattaataataatatcgaGGATTTAAT AAATCAAAATCGAAACTGTAAAATCACCGCTAACACGGTAGATAGTTTTCAGGGATCGGAAAAtgacataataataatttcatgcGTGCGCGATTCCTCAAACTCTTTCTTGCAAAACGGAAATAGGCTGAATGTCGCCCTTACTAGGGCGAAACAAGCGTTGTATATTATAGGAAATTACACGTTGTTTAAG GAATGCAGGCTGCTCTATGACCTGCGAGAAGACGCTAAAAAAAGGAAGTTGTTATTGGATATCAAACAAAACCCCCATACTATCCATAATTTCAAACAGTACCTTATTAGGAGATGTAACAGTAAAATTGGATTCTAG